A region of the Candidatus Zixiibacteriota bacterium genome:
CTGTTGAATCTGTATTTGCGTGAGATCGGTTTTTTAGAAGGGGATATCGGTGAGATCGGTTCTGCCCGAGCAATCGGTATGACCGCGATGGCTTTGCCGGCAGCCATGATGCTGGCGCGAATCCGATTGAAACCGTTCTTGATCAGTGCCTCGGTGCTATTTGCGTTCTTCTCGTATTTTATCGTGAACTTGGATTCATTCACGATGCTCTTTTTGTTCTCGCTTTTGTCCGGAACGGCGTTTTCGATTTACCAAATTGCTGCCGGACCGTTCTATATGCGTAATTCGAGCAAGACTGAGCGAACCCACCTGTTTTCATTCTCGTTCGCTACTAATATGCTGGCCGGCATGGCCGGGGCTCTGTTTTGTGGTCGTCTCGCCGAGGTGATCGGCCAATCTTCAGGAAGTATCATAATCGGCTATCGTTACACTCTGCTGGTGGGGATAGGCATATCACTGCTGGCTCTCATACCGTTCGCGATGATTAAATCGACTAATCCGTCGAAAGAAGAGAATCGGATCAAATTGTCAAAGAAGGAATTCCTGGCCCGATCCGGTTTCTATGGAAAAGTGTTTTTCAGTAATTTCCTGGTGGGAACCGGGGCTGGTTTGATAATACCTTTCCTGAACTTATATTTCCGTGATCGGTTTAATCTTTCACCGGAGACCATAGGCGCGTACTATTCCCTGGTACAGTTCTCCATGCTGGCCGGGTCGCTGGCCGGACCGGTGTTGGCCAAAAGATTGGGGCTTGTCAGAACGGTGGTGTTGACCCAGATGCTCTCGATTCCCTTTATGTTGACGCTTTCTTACAGCTATTTTCTGCCGTTGGCGGTAGTGGCATTCGTCCTTCGCGGTGGATTGATGAATTTAGGGGTTCCAATCGTGACCAATGTCTGTATGGAGTTATCCGATCAACGTGAGCATGGTCTGGTTGGAGCGCTCCTGATGTTGGGCTGGAATTCAGCCTGGATGGTCAGCACCTGGATAGGTGGACATTTGATCGAGGACTATGGCTACACATTCGCTATGAATATCACGATCGTCGTGTATATTCTGGCCTCATTGACGTTCTACTGGTTTTTCAAAGGAGCTGAGCAGCGCGATGGGACCTCATCGAAATGGGTGGTGGTACGCGAGAAATAGAGACAAGAGATTGCAGGAAATGTAATCAGCTAGATTATGACAAATAAGAAAACATCACTGAATGAGAAAATGCGTCCCGATAAACAGGGTCAGTACGGGGCTTACGGTGGTCGCTATGTCTCCGAGAGCATGCTGCCGGTCCTGGACGAGTTGGAAAAATGTTACGAGACGGCAGCCGCCAGTAAGGCCTTTACGGATGAACTAAATGAATTCCTGCGCGATTTTGTCGGGCGTCCTTCGCCGCTATATTACGCCGAACGCCTGACCCGGGAAGTGGCTGGACCTGATATCTATCTGAAACGAGAGGATTTGAACCATACCGGCTCACACCACATCAACAGCTCCCTCGGACAAGTTCTCCTGGCGCGAAAGATGGGCAAAAGCCGGATAATAGCGGCAACCGGAGCCGGACAGCATGGTTTGGCCACCGCTACGGTTTGTGCTCGTTTCGGGCTCTCTTGCGTAATTTATATGGGGGCCAGGGATATCGAGCGGCAGTCCCTGAACGTTGAGAAAATGCTGCTGATAGGGGCGAAAGTCATCCCCGTCGAAACCGGTTCTAAAACATTGATAGATGCCGCCAGTGAGGCGTTCCGGGACTGGGAGCGTAATTCATCAAGCACTTTTTATGTTATCGGATCGGTGCTCGGTCCACATCCTTACCCACGAATAGTGAGGAATTTCCAGACGGTTATCGGTCGCGAGACCCGCGAACAATGCAAACACCAATTAGGACGACTCCCGCATGCCGTGGTCGCCTGTGTCGGAGGAGGCTCGAATGCCCTTGGGATATTTGAGGCTTTCCTCGATGACCGCAAGGTCGAGTTGATCGGGGTAGAGGCCGGCGGGTACGGTCTAAGATCGAACCGGCATGCGGCTACCCTCGCGAGAAGAAGGCGAGGGGTGTTGCATGGATCGTACAGCTATTTAATCTGTAACGCCGACGGCAAAGCCGCAACAACTCACTCGGTGTCGGCCGGTCTCGATTATCCCGGAGTAGGGCCGGAACATGCCATGCTCAAGGACATCGGCCGGGTCAAATATGGATATGTCACCGATAAGGAAGCGGTGCGGGCTTTCAAGCAAACCTCACGGCTCGAAGGCATTATCCCGGCTCTGGAGTCATCACACGCACTGGCCTGGGTGATGAAACACCATCGTCGCTATGACCGCAAACAAAACGTCGTTATTTGCCTGTCCGGGCGCGGTGACAAGGATATGGAGATTATCGCCGACTGGGGAGGTCTGGCCAAGTAAACCGGAGCGGGTAAGTATAAACTTGGTCTTTGACATCCGTCGTATGAGCCGCTATCTTGGCCGCTTTATGGAAGACAGTTTCAATTTGACCGTGTATGAGGTCAAATGTAAGTAGTGGGCAATGAACAAAGATAATTATAGAGAAGAATTTGCCGAATTGGCGGCGAGGGCTTTTCGGGAACTATACCCGGAAGCATACCGTGAAACCGGCGACGAACAGGTATTCTCGGTCGACTTCATCTACGATAACATCGAAAAGCCCAAAGATCCCACAATGGGCCGGTTTGCTTTTCCGGTATTTCGTTACGGCAAGTTGTTAGGTGCTAAACCGCCCGATATTGCAGCGAATGTTGCCGTTAAAGTCAATGAATATACAGTTGTGGATGACTCATGGTCGATTTCATGCGCCAACGTGGCCGGATTTATCAATATCGCGGTAAGTTTTAAGAAACTGGCCAATGATGTAATCACGAACATTCTCACTTCCGGAAACGATTACGGCAGTTCCGACCTTGGCCGGGGCAAGAAATATCTGGTCGAATACTGTTCGGCCAACATAGCCAAGCCGTTTGGAATCGGCCATCTGCGCTCGACTATCCTGGGTAATTCACTTCGTTTGATCAACCAAAAGCTCGGATACGAAACGGTTGGGATCAACTACCTCGGTGACTGGGGTACGCAGTTCGGGAAGATGATTGTAGCCTTCCGCAAATGGGGCGGCGAGGTAGTCTTCAGCGGCGGCAGCGACACCAAAGCCGATGTTAAAAAACTCTTCGAGTTGTATGTTCGCTTTCATAAGGAAGCCGAGAATAATCCATCACTCGATGAAGAGGGTCGCGCTGCTTTCAAACAGCTTGAATCGGGTGATCCCGAGGCCCGCGAGCTTTGGAATCAGTTCAAGGCAATATCACTGGCGGAGTTCAGCCGTATCTTCGAACTGCTCGGGGTGGAGTTCGATGTCATAACCGGTGAAGCGGATTACAACGACAAAATGGATGCGGTGATCGAACGTTTCGAAAAAGCCGGTCTGACTCAGATCTCGGACGGTGCGGAGATTGTCGACCTGAAGGACGAGCAGCTACCGCCACTTTTACTGCGTCGTTCGGACGGCGCCACCTTGTACGCTACCCGCGATCTGGCAGCGCTTATCGATCGCTGGCAGGAATACCATTTCCATGAACTGCTTTACGTGGTTGCCTCAGCGCAGTCGGACCATTTCAAGCAGTTGTTCAAAGCCATGGCGCTGCTTGAAGAGGCCGAAGGCAAGGCCGAAAACGATCGCTTGACCGGTCGTGCACAGCATATCGGTTTCGGCTGGGTAATGTTCAAGGATCGCACCATGTCGACCCGTCGCGGGGAGATCATTTTTCTTGAGGAAGTAATCGACAAGGCCCGCGATCTGGCGCGCGAAATGATACGCGAGAAAAATCCGGGGCTGGATAATATCGACGAGACGGCAACGATGATCGGAGTTGGGGCGGTGCTATTTTCACAGTTGTCGGTTCGTAAGAACAAAGATGTCAATTTCGATTGGGCCGAAGTCCTTTCGTTCGAGGGGGAAACCGGCCCGTATTTGCAATATACCCACGCCCGTTTGTGCTCATTGATGAGGAATTATGACGGACCAATCGAGACGAACGGAATCGACGTCGGTTTGCTTAAAGGTGAGGAAGAGCAACGCCTGATCGAGTTGCTGGCCGATTTCCCGCAGGCGGTGGTAGATGCCGCTCGCAGTTATGATCCGTATATCATCTCAGCGTTTTTACTCCGGCTGGCTGCGGCGTTTAATAAATTCTATCAACGCAAGGATGAAAACGGTCGCGTTGATAAGATAATTTCAGATAACCGAGCCCTGACACTGGCTCGCATCGGTTTGGTTAAATGTACCCAGACCGTTATTTCCGAAGGATTACATTTGTTGGGGATAAAAGCGCCACAGGCAATGTAGCGGTTGAACCCGGCATAAAACCTGATAAACAACGGGTTAAAGGTTTCATAGATGTTAATAGTCATGCGCCAGGGAGCTACCATGGAACAGGTAGCTGTCTGCTGTCGAGAGATCGAGCAGATGGGACTCCGGGCTAATCCGATACCTGGGACTACTCGCACGGTTATCGGTGTCACCGGTAATAAAACACAGGTGAGTCCCGATCGTATTCTCACCCTCGATGGGGTAAAAGAAGTTATCCATGTGACCAAGCCCTACAAGCTGGTCAGCCGGGAATTCACTCCCGAAGATACGATAGTGGATGTAGACGGAGTAAAAATCGGAGGACAAGCGCTGGTAACAATAGCCGGTCCCTGTGCTGTCGAAAGCCGAGACCAGTGCATGCGCATCGCCGAGCGAGTGGCGGCATCGGGGGCGCAGATATTTCGTGGCGGTGCCTATAAACCACGCACTTCACCCTACAGTTTTCAGGGATTGGCCGAGGAAGGCCTTAAGATATTGGCCGAGGTCCGCGAACAGTTCGGGCTTAAAATCGTCACCGAGGCGATGGACACCGAGGTCTTACCTATGGTGGCTGAGTACACCGATATGGTTCAGATCGGGATGCGGAATATGCATAATTTCTCGTTGCTGAAAAAAGCTGGACGCCAGCCCAAGCCGGTACTGCTGAAACGAGGCATGTGCGCCACGCTCGAAGAGTTTCTATTGGCGGCCGAATACATCTTATCCGAGGGAAACAAAGCGGTAGTTCTTTGTGAGCGCGGCGTGCGTACGTTCGCGCACCACACCCGCAATACACTGGATCTCTCGGCCGTACCTTATATCAAGAGAACCAGTCATCTGCCGATTATCGTTGATCCCAGCCACGGCACCGGGCGACGAGAGAAAGTACTGCCGCTCTCACGGGCGGCCATCGCCTGCGGCGCCGACGGTCTTTTAATAGAGGTCCACCACGATCCGGTGCATGCCTTGTCGGATGGCCCCCAGTCGATTACTCCGGACACGTTCGATGAACTGGTCAAACAAGCCAAGGCAATAGGAGCGGTGTTGAACCGGACGTGACTTCCATGAAGCGTGAGATCAAACCAATTCGGGGATGCGAAGCGACTCTCATGGTCCCGGGGGATAAATCAATCGCGCACCGCGCAGCTCTATTGTCTTTGTTATCCAGGGGACCGCTGACTGTGGTTAACTTCCCGGACAGTGAAGATTGCGCCCGTTCATTGTCAGCTGCGGAACGGTTTGGAACCGGAGTTGAGCGTGTTGAGGACCGATTGGTGTTGACTCCCCCGGCAACGATTACCGCCGAGCCGGAAATGAACGTTGACTGCGGCAATTCCGGTACAACCGCTCGTTTGCTATCCGGAATCATAGCCGGAAGCAAGTTAGAAGCGACATTGTGCGGCGATAGTTCATTGAGCCGTCGTCCGATGAAACGAATAATCGATCCCTTGAGTGAAATGGGTGCGGAGCTTTTCGCGGATGAGGGACATCTTCCCATGCGCATTCGCGGCGGCAAACTCATGCCTTTGGAGTACACTTTGCCGGTGGCTTCAGCACAAGTGAAATCGGCGTTGCTGCTGGCCGGTCTGGCCTCGAATTGCTCCGTAACTGTGCGGGAGAAAACGCTTACGCGAGATCACACCGAGCGAATGATTGAAGCGCTTGGGCAGAATATCACAATTCGCGATATCAAACCTGTTTATGAAACCGATCCGGTGGATCCCCGTAAGCGGCGTCAGGTAATGCCCGAGGATTTTAAGCGAGAAATCAGTATCAGTCCGCAGACACAGGTTGACGGAGGAGAAATATCCATCCCCGGTGATATCTCTACGGCGTCTTACTTCTGGGCGGCGGCAGCGATCAGCGGTGGTACTGTGACGGTTAAAAATGTCGGTCTGAATCCAACACGAACCGGATTTATAGACCATCTTCGAGCCGTTGGCTGTAAAGTAGAGATAACGGACAGAGAAACTTTATCCGGAGAACCCAGGGGAACAGTGACGGTTATCGGTCAACGGCTTCGTGCGCGGAAGATCGCGGGAGAGACGACGGTTAACCTGATTGACGAGATTCCTGTCATAGCCGTGATGGCCGCTTTTGCCGACGGCACTACGGTTATCCGCGACGCCGACGAGTTGAAAGTTAAAGAATCGAACCGGTTGCAGGCAATCGAACACAATCTGCGACTAATGGGTATCAAATGCGGAACCCTGGCCGACGGCCTGGCTATCGAAGGCGGAACGGAGATGTCCGGGGCTGATTTTATGTCGTTCGGAGACCATCGCATCAGCATGGCCTTTTCCGTGGGAGCGCTCTTTTTGACCGGGCCTTCCACAATCGATGATGATTCCGTGGTGGCGGCATCCTGCCCCACATTCTATGATCTGTTAAAACAGCTTTCTCAG
Encoded here:
- a CDS encoding MFS transporter, which produces MSLSSPGNSSIPPSHGFIDRIRWGIVDYRDHVRLFSRNARLYLVGSFLMGINFQVFLVLLNLYLREIGFLEGDIGEIGSARAIGMTAMALPAAMMLARIRLKPFLISASVLFAFFSYFIVNLDSFTMLFLFSLLSGTAFSIYQIAAGPFYMRNSSKTERTHLFSFSFATNMLAGMAGALFCGRLAEVIGQSSGSIIIGYRYTLLVGIGISLLALIPFAMIKSTNPSKEENRIKLSKKEFLARSGFYGKVFFSNFLVGTGAGLIIPFLNLYFRDRFNLSPETIGAYYSLVQFSMLAGSLAGPVLAKRLGLVRTVVLTQMLSIPFMLTLSYSYFLPLAVVAFVLRGGLMNLGVPIVTNVCMELSDQREHGLVGALLMLGWNSAWMVSTWIGGHLIEDYGYTFAMNITIVVYILASLTFYWFFKGAEQRDGTSSKWVVVREK
- the trpB gene encoding tryptophan synthase subunit beta, which gives rise to MTNKKTSLNEKMRPDKQGQYGAYGGRYVSESMLPVLDELEKCYETAAASKAFTDELNEFLRDFVGRPSPLYYAERLTREVAGPDIYLKREDLNHTGSHHINSSLGQVLLARKMGKSRIIAATGAGQHGLATATVCARFGLSCVIYMGARDIERQSLNVEKMLLIGAKVIPVETGSKTLIDAASEAFRDWERNSSSTFYVIGSVLGPHPYPRIVRNFQTVIGRETREQCKHQLGRLPHAVVACVGGGSNALGIFEAFLDDRKVELIGVEAGGYGLRSNRHAATLARRRRGVLHGSYSYLICNADGKAATTHSVSAGLDYPGVGPEHAMLKDIGRVKYGYVTDKEAVRAFKQTSRLEGIIPALESSHALAWVMKHHRRYDRKQNVVICLSGRGDKDMEIIADWGGLAK
- the argS gene encoding arginine--tRNA ligase, which translates into the protein MNKDNYREEFAELAARAFRELYPEAYRETGDEQVFSVDFIYDNIEKPKDPTMGRFAFPVFRYGKLLGAKPPDIAANVAVKVNEYTVVDDSWSISCANVAGFINIAVSFKKLANDVITNILTSGNDYGSSDLGRGKKYLVEYCSANIAKPFGIGHLRSTILGNSLRLINQKLGYETVGINYLGDWGTQFGKMIVAFRKWGGEVVFSGGSDTKADVKKLFELYVRFHKEAENNPSLDEEGRAAFKQLESGDPEARELWNQFKAISLAEFSRIFELLGVEFDVITGEADYNDKMDAVIERFEKAGLTQISDGAEIVDLKDEQLPPLLLRRSDGATLYATRDLAALIDRWQEYHFHELLYVVASAQSDHFKQLFKAMALLEEAEGKAENDRLTGRAQHIGFGWVMFKDRTMSTRRGEIIFLEEVIDKARDLAREMIREKNPGLDNIDETATMIGVGAVLFSQLSVRKNKDVNFDWAEVLSFEGETGPYLQYTHARLCSLMRNYDGPIETNGIDVGLLKGEEEQRLIELLADFPQAVVDAARSYDPYIISAFLLRLAAAFNKFYQRKDENGRVDKIISDNRALTLARIGLVKCTQTVISEGLHLLGIKAPQAM
- the aroF gene encoding 3-deoxy-7-phosphoheptulonate synthase, with protein sequence MLIVMRQGATMEQVAVCCREIEQMGLRANPIPGTTRTVIGVTGNKTQVSPDRILTLDGVKEVIHVTKPYKLVSREFTPEDTIVDVDGVKIGGQALVTIAGPCAVESRDQCMRIAERVAASGAQIFRGGAYKPRTSPYSFQGLAEEGLKILAEVREQFGLKIVTEAMDTEVLPMVAEYTDMVQIGMRNMHNFSLLKKAGRQPKPVLLKRGMCATLEEFLLAAEYILSEGNKAVVLCERGVRTFAHHTRNTLDLSAVPYIKRTSHLPIIVDPSHGTGRREKVLPLSRAAIACGADGLLIEVHHDPVHALSDGPQSITPDTFDELVKQAKAIGAVLNRT
- the aroA gene encoding 3-phosphoshikimate 1-carboxyvinyltransferase; protein product: MKREIKPIRGCEATLMVPGDKSIAHRAALLSLLSRGPLTVVNFPDSEDCARSLSAAERFGTGVERVEDRLVLTPPATITAEPEMNVDCGNSGTTARLLSGIIAGSKLEATLCGDSSLSRRPMKRIIDPLSEMGAELFADEGHLPMRIRGGKLMPLEYTLPVASAQVKSALLLAGLASNCSVTVREKTLTRDHTERMIEALGQNITIRDIKPVYETDPVDPRKRRQVMPEDFKREISISPQTQVDGGEISIPGDISTASYFWAAAAISGGTVTVKNVGLNPTRTGFIDHLRAVGCKVEITDRETLSGEPRGTVTVIGQRLRARKIAGETTVNLIDEIPVIAVMAAFADGTTVIRDADELKVKESNRLQAIEHNLRLMGIKCGTLADGLAIEGGTEMSGADFMSFGDHRISMAFSVGALFLTGPSTIDDDSVVAASCPTFYDLLKQLSQ